TCAGTGGTTGCTAGGTTCGGATTGGTAATGGTGGGTTGATCGGGTTTTTGGGGCTAGGTTACGGTGGAGATCGGGTTTGAGATTGGGTTTTTGGGGCTGGGCTACGGTGGAGATTGGGCTATGGGTCACGACGTGGCTTGAATTGGTGTTTCGGTGGTGTTACAGTGGAGATCGGGTTATGGGTCAGCGTTTAGAGATCGGGGTTATGGGTCGGCGTTGGGAGAACGAGTTATGGGTCGGCGTTTGGAGATCGGGTTATGGGTCGGCTTTTGGTCGGTGTGGATCGGCGTTTCGGTGGTGTGGATCGGCGTTTCGGTGGTGTGGATCGGCGTTAGGTTTGTTGTGGTGGTGTTGTGGTTGTTTGCAACGGTAATATCAAACATTTTTGGTGAACAGATGGGACAACACAGAAGCTCTAAGTCCCATAGAGgtcaaaaatttacaattttaccaCTGAGTTATGTATCTTagaaacttaaaacacaaatttggTGTTTTCGATTTTTATCACTCtcactcaaaatttttgagtttgagtcaTGAAAACTAGATTAGGAaatcaagccaaacaaaaaaaattgtatgagtCCCACATTTTTTGATAACCCATTTATCAATTTTGGATCATATCACTCAAAACACCTCTACACCAAACATGCCCTCACTTTCTCTTTTTAACTTATTTCACAGACAAATGTCTATCttggatttctttttctttttctttttcaaaatccaATCTATCTTGGATTTCCTTTTCCAAAAATTCATGCCAAACCCAACCAACCCAACCGTCcccttctcctctctctccctttaaaaaaaacaaaaaccctaaaaacacacactctctctctcactccttTTCATTTCCCCTGtaatttcaaattccaaatggAAAACCTCTTTCTATTCTTCTCAATGTTCTTCACAATCTATCTCATCGGCTACTTCATCGTTTTCCGGAACTGGAGCCCCAAGATCCGACCCGAAGCCGCCAGCTGCTTTATCTCCTTTGCTCACGGCACACCGGCGGTTTTCTTAGCCACCTCCGCCATACTCGCCGACTCGAACCGCGGCTTCGCCGCCCCGAACACCGAGCCCGAGAACTCAGTCCTCGACTTCAGCATTTCCTACTTCACCATGGACCTCTTCCACTACCTCGCCTTCTGCCCCGGCGACCTCCTCTTCATCGGCCACCACCTCGCCACGCTCTTCGTCTTCGTCACGTGCCGGTACCTCGTGTCCCACGGCGCGTGCGCCATACTCGCGCTGCTCGTCCTCGCCGAGCTGACCAGCGCGTGCCA
This genomic stretch from Castanea sativa cultivar Marrone di Chiusa Pesio chromosome 1, ASM4071231v1 harbors:
- the LOC142621487 gene encoding TLC domain-containing protein At5g14285, translating into MENLFLFFSMFFTIYLIGYFIVFRNWSPKIRPEAASCFISFAHGTPAVFLATSAILADSNRGFAAPNTEPENSVLDFSISYFTMDLFHYLAFCPGDLLFIGHHLATLFVFVTCRYLVSHGACAILALLVLAELTSACQNAWTLARARRDDVVLAAKLYGLLSPPFYALYSIVRGVLGPCLVYKMCVFYMSGEASGVIPMWVWVSWIVVVVMAISVSILWIFNLWVEFFRERMGKLEKKVT